Proteins co-encoded in one Candidatus Manganitrophaceae bacterium genomic window:
- a CDS encoding ferrochelatase encodes MSGENGNRLKKSSSDPIAVLLMAHGGPDSLDDVEPFLRHIMKERVPSPEVVALVRERYRLIGGKSPLLEITQQQAAALEAALNEKTLRFKVYIGMRHWSPFIKESVKEIVADAPRHLIAVSLAPHYSKLSVGAYIQALKTALNDAGSDLPVTPVESWHNQPLLLDAFAKKVKEALAVYPEAIRSTVPVLFTAHSLPERVLSEGDPYPKELEGTVAGVVKRLGVVNSRFAYQSRGMAPGKWLGPEVDEVLNELAAKGEKNLLIVPVGFVCDHVEILYDIDILYKETARSKGIELRRTESLNASPLFIQALAAVVHTHLPAQSD; translated from the coding sequence ATGAGCGGCGAGAATGGAAACCGGCTGAAGAAGAGCTCTTCCGATCCGATCGCGGTCTTGTTGATGGCGCATGGCGGGCCCGATTCTCTCGACGATGTCGAGCCGTTCCTCCGGCACATCATGAAGGAGCGGGTCCCTTCCCCCGAGGTGGTCGCGCTGGTCCGGGAGCGCTATCGGCTGATCGGGGGGAAGTCTCCCCTGTTGGAGATCACCCAACAGCAGGCGGCGGCGCTCGAAGCGGCGCTCAACGAGAAAACCCTCCGCTTCAAAGTCTATATCGGGATGCGGCATTGGTCTCCCTTCATCAAAGAGTCGGTGAAGGAGATCGTGGCAGATGCGCCGCGGCATCTCATCGCCGTCAGCCTCGCCCCCCACTACTCGAAGCTGAGCGTCGGCGCCTACATTCAGGCGTTGAAGACGGCGCTCAACGATGCCGGGAGCGATCTGCCGGTGACGCCGGTCGAGAGCTGGCACAATCAGCCGCTGTTGCTCGACGCCTTCGCGAAGAAGGTGAAGGAGGCGCTCGCCGTCTATCCGGAGGCGATCCGGTCGACCGTGCCGGTTCTTTTTACCGCCCACTCCTTGCCGGAGCGGGTTCTCTCCGAGGGAGATCCTTATCCGAAAGAGCTGGAGGGAACGGTTGCCGGGGTGGTGAAGCGGCTCGGCGTGGTGAACAGCCGCTTTGCGTATCAGAGCCGCGGCATGGCGCCGGGGAAGTGGCTGGGACCGGAGGTCGATGAGGTGTTAAACGAGCTTGCCGCCAAAGGGGAAAAAAATCTTTTGATCGTCCCGGTCGGGTTCGTCTGCGACCATGTCGAAATCCTCTATGATATCGACATCCTCTACAAAGAGACCGCCCGGTCGAAGGGAATCGAATTGCGCCGCACCGAATCGCTCAATGCCTCGCCCCTTTTTATCCAAGCGCTCGCCGCGGTCGTCCACACCCACCTGCCCGCGCAAAGCGATTGA
- a CDS encoding nuclear transport factor 2 family protein yields MGKATEIVQQAYAAFGRKDLPAMMNLIADDVDWEFVGSPSLPYAGRRRTPKEVAGFFEALPKVDEIHLFEPREFIEANEHVTVLGWEKTTALDTKKEFESEWIHLFSVRNGKVTRWRGFFNTAARYGM; encoded by the coding sequence ATGGGTAAAGCGACCGAGATTGTTCAGCAAGCCTACGCGGCGTTTGGCCGGAAGGACTTACCGGCGATGATGAATCTAATTGCCGATGACGTCGATTGGGAGTTCGTCGGCTCGCCCAGTCTGCCTTATGCCGGACGGCGCCGAACCCCCAAAGAGGTCGCCGGCTTTTTCGAGGCGCTGCCGAAGGTGGACGAGATCCATCTTTTTGAGCCGCGCGAATTCATCGAGGCGAACGAGCATGTCACGGTCCTCGGCTGGGAAAAGACGACGGCGCTCGATACCAAAAAAGAATTTGAGAGCGAATGGATCCATCTCTTCTCCGTCAGAAACGGAAAGGTCACCCGCTGGCGCGGCTTCTTCAACACCGCCGCGCGCTATGGGATGTAA
- the hemE gene encoding uroporphyrinogen decarboxylase, translating to MRNRKGVPTNDRFLKACRREPVDYTPIWLMRQAGRYMKEFREIRAKHSLLTVCKTPELAAEVTLQPIKRFDLDASIIFADILLPLEPMGLQLEFVKGEGPAIHNPVKDKKGVEALRPVVPEESLGYVMEAIRQVRRELKVPLIGFAGAPFTLASYMIEGGHSRNYLDTKRMMYGAPEVWDLLMTKLVRVLSDYLMAQVKAGAQALQVFDSWIGALSPDDYRRFVFPHMKGLFAALQGAGVPLIHFGTGTATLLELQKEAGGDVIGLDWRVNLDEGWKRLGYDVAVQGNLDPVVLFAPISEIENQVDAILRRAANRPGHIFNLGHGILPETPLESVDAVIARVHQQSARRGGPGSR from the coding sequence ATCCGCAATCGAAAGGGGGTTCCTACGAACGATCGATTCCTAAAAGCCTGCCGGCGTGAGCCGGTCGATTACACGCCGATCTGGCTGATGCGACAGGCCGGCCGTTACATGAAGGAGTTTCGCGAGATTCGGGCGAAGCATTCGCTCCTGACCGTCTGCAAGACGCCGGAGCTCGCCGCCGAGGTGACGCTTCAGCCGATCAAGCGGTTCGACCTCGATGCCTCGATTATTTTTGCCGACATCCTCCTGCCGCTCGAGCCGATGGGGTTGCAGCTCGAATTCGTGAAGGGGGAAGGGCCGGCGATCCACAATCCGGTGAAGGATAAAAAAGGGGTCGAAGCGCTCCGGCCGGTCGTGCCCGAAGAGAGCCTCGGCTATGTGATGGAGGCGATTCGGCAGGTTCGCCGCGAGCTGAAAGTGCCGCTGATCGGATTCGCCGGCGCGCCGTTCACCCTCGCGAGCTACATGATCGAGGGGGGACATTCGCGCAACTATCTCGACACCAAGCGGATGATGTATGGCGCGCCGGAGGTCTGGGATCTCTTGATGACGAAGCTCGTCCGTGTCCTCTCCGACTATCTCATGGCACAGGTGAAAGCCGGCGCCCAGGCGCTTCAGGTTTTTGACAGCTGGATCGGCGCCCTCTCGCCCGACGACTACCGCCGGTTTGTCTTCCCCCACATGAAGGGACTGTTCGCCGCGCTTCAGGGGGCCGGGGTGCCGCTGATCCATTTCGGCACCGGGACGGCGACGTTGCTGGAGCTGCAAAAAGAGGCGGGGGGTGATGTGATCGGGCTCGACTGGCGGGTCAACTTGGACGAAGGGTGGAAGCGGCTCGGTTATGACGTGGCGGTCCAGGGGAACCTCGATCCGGTCGTCCTTTTTGCCCCGATCTCCGAGATCGAAAACCAGGTCGATGCGATCCTCCGCCGCGCGGCGAATCGTCCCGGACACATCTTCAATCTCGGCCATGGGATTCTTCCGGAGACGCCGCTCGAGAGTGTCGACGCGGTGATCGCGCGGGTGCATCAGCAGAGCGCACGGAGGGGGGGACCGGGTAGTCGATGA